A region from the Solibacillus sp. FSL H8-0523 genome encodes:
- a CDS encoding EamA family transporter encodes MWFIFAILTALAWGLADLFYKKGSNPQDQYSHLKIVVMVGLVMGIHGISYMLINDLSLEISELIKYLPVSALYIISMTIGYIGLRYIALSVASPIQNSSGVITTILLVVFFSYSLSGLEVVGIAAITVGVILLAVLERKYDLEELSKTETVDRKYKIGFLAILFPILYAIFDGAGTFLDAIYLDEKALISEDHALLAYEFTFFFVAILVFIFLKMKKQSINPFKEYTRGSAAIFETAGQFTYVFAMASNAVISAPIIACYSIFSVLLSRIFLKERLTKAQYAVVVLVLLGIAILGIADEL; translated from the coding sequence GTGTGGTTTATTTTTGCCATTTTAACGGCCCTAGCATGGGGTCTAGCCGATCTTTTTTATAAAAAAGGATCGAATCCACAAGATCAATACAGTCATTTGAAAATTGTAGTGATGGTTGGTCTTGTCATGGGGATTCACGGAATTAGCTATATGCTCATCAATGATTTGTCTCTTGAAATTTCGGAGCTTATCAAATATTTACCTGTATCTGCACTTTATATTATTTCGATGACCATCGGATATATTGGTTTACGCTATATTGCCTTATCTGTTGCGTCACCGATTCAAAATAGTTCGGGTGTTATTACAACCATTTTACTCGTTGTCTTCTTCTCTTATAGCCTATCTGGATTAGAAGTCGTTGGTATTGCAGCGATTACTGTTGGGGTCATCTTATTAGCCGTTTTAGAACGTAAATATGATTTAGAGGAACTTTCTAAAACTGAAACCGTTGACCGAAAGTATAAAATTGGTTTCTTAGCGATTTTATTCCCAATCTTATATGCAATCTTTGATGGTGCGGGTACATTCTTAGATGCCATTTACTTAGATGAAAAAGCATTGATTTCAGAAGACCATGCATTACTGGCATATGAATTTACATTCTTCTTCGTTGCGATCCTTGTTTTCATTTTCTTAAAAATGAAAAAGCAAAGCATTAATCCGTTTAAAGAATATACGCGTGGGAGTGCAGCGATTTTCGAAACAGCTGGTCAATTTACATACGTGTTTGCCATGGCTAGTAATGCCGTGATTTCTGCGCCGATTATTGCCTGCTACTCGATTTTCTCAGTTCTTCTATCACGTATTTTCTTAAAGGAACGCTTAACAAAAGCACAGTATGCGGTTGTAGTTTTAGTACTGCTTGGTATCGCGATTTTAGGGATTGCAGACGAATTGTAA
- a CDS encoding ribonucleoside-diphosphate reductase subunit alpha, producing MKQYLTLNNDILNRYRATGELDLQKDKDATRRYFLEEINVRLRYFIDIEEKVRYLVDEGYYEKEFLELYSMEFIKRMYKKAYAYKFRFPSFMSASKFYDSYAMKSRDGKEILEKYEDRIVIIALYLAQGDEALAEEAIDAILTAYQPATPTALNSGKKARGELVSCFKLTMDDSMNSIAENIGYCLELSRLGGGVGVNLTDLRPLGDPIKGILNRASGVMPVAKLLENSFSYSNQLGQRNGSGVVYLNIFHGDIESFISSKKPNADDKIRLATLSTGIIVPDIFFELMKRDKDIVLFSSYDIYKEYGKRMSEISMTEMYYELLDNPNIRKLKRINARKLYTEVKKAQFESGYPFEILDDNVNNNHALKNIGRVKMSNLCTEILQYQQTSIITDQNEPNEYGLDVSCNLGSIDIHEATKVENFEKLVATAMRLLTNVSTMTDIINVPSVSKANKVMHSVGLGVMNLHGHLVQSGIRYGSKESIQFIDAFMEALNYYSLKASMETAKAKKETFYQYEDSDYATGVYFEKYLSKNKNIHSAIVRDALNNVPIITQDMWVQLKNDVKKYGLFHSYRLAIAP from the coding sequence ATGAAACAGTATTTAACACTAAATAATGATATATTAAACCGCTACCGCGCAACCGGTGAACTCGATTTACAAAAAGATAAGGACGCGACACGCCGCTATTTTTTAGAGGAAATTAACGTGCGACTACGTTACTTTATCGATATTGAGGAAAAGGTACGCTACTTAGTCGACGAAGGCTATTATGAAAAAGAATTTTTAGAACTTTACTCAATGGAGTTCATTAAGCGCATGTACAAAAAGGCGTATGCGTATAAATTCCGCTTCCCTTCATTCATGAGCGCATCGAAGTTTTATGATAGCTATGCAATGAAAAGTCGCGACGGAAAAGAAATATTAGAAAAATATGAGGACCGCATTGTTATTATTGCACTCTATCTTGCACAAGGTGATGAAGCGTTAGCTGAGGAGGCGATTGATGCGATTCTAACTGCTTATCAACCGGCTACCCCAACTGCTTTAAATAGTGGAAAAAAAGCACGTGGTGAATTAGTTTCGTGCTTTAAATTAACGATGGATGACTCGATGAATTCGATTGCCGAAAATATTGGCTACTGCTTAGAGCTATCTCGTTTAGGTGGTGGTGTTGGGGTCAATTTAACCGATTTGCGTCCACTTGGTGATCCGATTAAAGGCATTTTAAACCGTGCAAGTGGGGTCATGCCCGTTGCAAAGCTATTAGAAAACTCTTTTAGCTATAGTAATCAATTAGGGCAGCGTAACGGTTCAGGAGTTGTGTACTTAAACATTTTCCACGGTGATATCGAGAGCTTTATTTCATCAAAAAAGCCTAACGCCGATGACAAAATCCGTTTAGCTACCCTATCAACCGGCATTATCGTCCCGGACATTTTCTTTGAATTAATGAAACGTGACAAAGACATTGTGCTGTTTAGCTCCTACGATATTTATAAAGAATACGGCAAGCGCATGTCAGAAATTTCGATGACTGAAATGTATTACGAGCTATTGGATAATCCGAATATCCGCAAACTAAAACGCATCAACGCGCGTAAACTCTATACCGAGGTGAAAAAAGCACAGTTTGAATCGGGCTATCCTTTTGAAATTTTAGATGATAACGTCAATAATAATCACGCATTGAAAAATATCGGGCGTGTGAAAATGTCGAATTTATGCACCGAAATCCTTCAGTATCAACAAACAAGCATCATTACGGATCAAAACGAGCCAAACGAATATGGCCTGGATGTGTCATGTAATTTAGGCTCAATCGATATTCACGAAGCAACAAAAGTCGAAAACTTTGAAAAGCTCGTTGCTACAGCAATGCGCCTATTAACAAATGTTTCGACGATGACGGATATTATTAATGTTCCTTCTGTTTCGAAGGCCAACAAAGTGATGCACTCGGTAGGGCTTGGTGTCATGAATTTACACGGGCATTTAGTACAGAGTGGCATTCGCTACGGCTCAAAGGAATCTATCCAATTTATTGATGCCTTTATGGAAGCACTGAATTACTATTCGTTAAAGGCTTCTATGGAAACAGCGAAAGCAAAAAAAGAAACGTTTTATCAATATGAGGATAGCGATTACGCGACTGGCGTTTATTTTGAAAAGTATTTGAGTAAAAACAAGAACATACACTCTGCAATTGTTAGAGATGCTCTAAACAACGTGCCGATTATTACGCAAGATATGTGGGTTCAGTTAAAGAATGACGTGAAGAAATATGGATTATTTCATAGCTACCGATTAGCGATCGCGCCTTAA
- a CDS encoding GNAT family N-acetyltransferase — MDVKVKELIVTAVQDGIELGEMTFVDSGSFYIIDHTGVTDAARGLGVGKKLVAAFVEHAREKAMKVLPLCPFAKAEFEKNSAYADVLYGN; from the coding sequence ATGGACGTAAAAGTAAAAGAACTAATCGTAACAGCGGTACAAGATGGTATAGAGTTAGGCGAAATGACATTTGTCGATTCAGGAAGCTTCTATATTATTGATCATACAGGTGTCACAGATGCTGCAAGAGGGCTAGGGGTAGGTAAAAAGCTAGTCGCGGCCTTTGTCGAACATGCACGTGAAAAAGCCATGAAGGTGTTACCACTATGTCCATTCGCGAAAGCAGAATTCGAAAAAAATAGTGCTTATGCCGATGTGTTGTACGGCAACTAA
- the nrdI gene encoding class Ib ribonucleoside-diphosphate reductase assembly flavoprotein NrdI, which translates to MIAKLKLPAIAIELASAISEPFILFTYTDGLGSVPLAVENFMQQHHKRCKGIIVSGNRNFGHAMFGRAGDLLAGYYNVPLIAKLDLRGTMSDYETIQQFYYSTWKEA; encoded by the coding sequence GCTCAAACTACCAGCAATCGCGATTGAACTGGCATCGGCAATAAGCGAGCCGTTTATCCTGTTTACATATACGGACGGGCTCGGCTCGGTGCCACTAGCTGTAGAGAATTTCATGCAGCAGCATCACAAACGTTGTAAAGGCATTATCGTCAGTGGCAACCGCAACTTCGGTCATGCGATGTTTGGGCGCGCGGGTGATCTCCTTGCTGGCTATTACAACGTTCCCCTCATCGCAAAGCTTGATTTACGAGGAACGATGTCCGATTACGAAACAATCCAGCAATTTTACTACTCCACTTGGAAAGAGGCATGA
- a CDS encoding response regulator produces MLKAVVVEDEQNLLDLLVYFLKNNAHYEVIGAFHNPEMALQEIPQLAPDVIFLDIEMPKMNGIELATRLKSDRYQLVFTTAYEQYALEALKLEASEYLLKPITPESIESISPKILKRNTMLKQFNAPVEKAYSIQCFGSFNVSAAAQVIKWPTRKVEELFAYLLVHSGCILNKWRIAEDIWPNKGINNIYNSVYLLNKTLKEFDFPISVVNLNEGYKLEIGDSVQIDLLAFNQHNLEDSASKETLELANYISLRGPLFYDKDYAWITLYREQYTIKHQKLLDNLLTHYQTTDPIIHEGLLKDYQTLYDD; encoded by the coding sequence ATGTTAAAAGCAGTCGTCGTGGAAGATGAACAAAATTTACTCGATTTACTCGTATATTTTTTGAAAAATAACGCGCATTATGAGGTCATCGGCGCATTCCATAATCCAGAAATGGCCTTGCAGGAAATCCCTCAGCTTGCACCAGACGTTATTTTTTTAGATATCGAAATGCCGAAAATGAACGGGATAGAGCTGGCGACACGTTTAAAAAGTGACCGCTATCAGCTCGTTTTCACAACGGCCTACGAACAATATGCGTTAGAAGCGTTGAAGCTTGAGGCAAGTGAATATTTACTGAAACCAATCACACCCGAAAGTATAGAAAGCATTAGCCCTAAAATTTTGAAACGCAACACAATGCTTAAACAGTTCAACGCACCTGTGGAAAAAGCGTATAGCATCCAATGCTTTGGTAGCTTTAACGTTTCAGCAGCCGCGCAAGTGATTAAGTGGCCTACTCGAAAAGTAGAAGAATTATTTGCTTATTTGCTCGTGCATTCTGGATGTATCCTGAATAAATGGCGCATCGCCGAGGATATCTGGCCAAACAAAGGCATCAATAACATTTACAACTCGGTCTATTTATTAAATAAAACCTTAAAAGAATTTGACTTCCCGATAAGCGTGGTCAATCTAAATGAAGGCTATAAATTAGAAATCGGTGACTCGGTTCAAATTGATCTTCTGGCATTTAATCAGCATAATCTTGAAGATAGCGCATCAAAAGAAACGCTTGAGCTAGCAAACTACATTTCTTTACGCGGCCCACTTTTTTATGACAAGGACTATGCGTGGATTACCTTATACCGCGAGCAGTACACGATTAAGCACCAAAAATTACTTGATAATTTGTTAACTCACTATCAAACAACAGATCCGATTATTCACGAAGGTTTATTGAAAGACTATCAAACACTTTATGACGATTAA
- a CDS encoding methyl-accepting chemotaxis protein: protein MIEKKMLQNKLLLIFSTVLSDVALIVFVMHQYFGFLEGRIIMENGQVMTYQTKTIVIGLLVTLFLLVIVGWTMYKKYPSDQRLPWLIMLTLTLSSITIIASGSGLIEYHFSIFVVMSLITMFHSKRLIFVAASIFTVHHLGGYFLFPELLCGTSGYSFSLVLIHAFFLILITVATAVIIQHMQESDRAHAKLEQESNEKINALLQEVQSVSQAVRRGAEDLGKKNTLVTSSSYETQDTLTATKGQIDKTTNLVIQTAANGGELEQQMLDIQSITNHITKQATDATTHALDGSVSINKIATQQEVVESSLQNLRSLVDDFYDDSKEISKQVIEIERISDQTKLLALNASIEAARAGDHGKGFSVVANEVQKLAHSSKDSTSHILTLIHTMYTKVEHIQESMVASVEEVAKGKQIVEETEQTFSQIVTSSKSMEHETYDISKIIDATVTTVKNVNETFQTVLQSNELLLKLSDASIETSGEQIRNIDDLQHVTNGLNSVVEKLNQLVLYEEFTDLQ from the coding sequence ATGATTGAGAAAAAAATGTTACAAAATAAATTATTATTGATTTTTTCGACAGTGCTAAGTGACGTAGCGCTTATTGTATTTGTGATGCATCAGTATTTTGGATTTTTAGAAGGTCGCATTATTATGGAAAATGGGCAAGTGATGACCTATCAGACTAAAACTATTGTCATCGGCTTACTTGTTACGCTTTTCCTACTCGTGATCGTGGGCTGGACTATGTATAAAAAGTATCCTTCCGATCAACGCTTACCGTGGCTGATTATGCTGACGCTAACCCTCTCAAGTATAACCATCATCGCATCTGGGAGTGGTTTAATAGAATATCACTTTTCAATTTTTGTGGTGATGTCGTTAATCACGATGTTTCATAGCAAACGGTTAATTTTTGTAGCGGCGTCTATATTTACGGTTCACCATTTAGGTGGGTATTTTTTATTCCCAGAACTGCTTTGTGGAACGAGTGGGTATAGCTTCAGTCTTGTCTTAATTCATGCGTTCTTTTTAATTTTGATTACAGTTGCTACTGCCGTGATTATTCAGCATATGCAAGAATCAGACCGCGCTCACGCTAAGCTTGAACAGGAAAGCAATGAAAAAATAAACGCATTGCTACAAGAGGTGCAAAGCGTGAGTCAAGCTGTGAGACGTGGTGCAGAAGATTTAGGTAAAAAAAATACGCTTGTGACATCTTCGAGCTATGAGACTCAAGATACGTTAACCGCTACAAAAGGGCAAATTGACAAAACGACGAATTTAGTGATTCAAACAGCTGCTAATGGTGGGGAACTTGAACAACAAATGCTTGATATTCAGTCAATCACCAATCATATTACCAAACAGGCAACTGATGCAACGACACATGCACTTGATGGCTCGGTTTCTATCAATAAAATCGCGACGCAGCAAGAGGTTGTTGAATCATCCTTACAAAATTTACGTAGTTTAGTAGATGATTTTTATGACGATTCAAAGGAAATTTCAAAGCAGGTAATCGAAATTGAACGGATTTCTGATCAAACGAAATTACTGGCATTGAACGCTTCGATTGAAGCAGCGCGTGCAGGTGATCACGGAAAGGGCTTTAGTGTGGTGGCAAATGAGGTTCAAAAGCTCGCGCATAGCTCGAAAGATTCAACGAGCCATATTTTAACGTTAATTCACACGATGTATACGAAAGTCGAGCACATTCAAGAAAGCATGGTAGCGAGCGTTGAAGAAGTAGCGAAAGGCAAGCAGATTGTTGAAGAGACAGAGCAAACCTTTTCACAAATTGTCACGAGCTCAAAATCAATGGAACACGAAACCTATGATATTTCAAAAATTATTGATGCGACTGTCACAACGGTTAAAAATGTTAATGAAACATTCCAAACAGTCCTTCAATCGAATGAGCTTTTACTGAAACTGTCTGATGCTTCGATCGAGACATCGGGTGAACAAATTCGAAATATCGATGATTTACAGCACGTAACGAATGGCTTAAATAGCGTCGTTGAAAAGTTAAATCAACTCGTATTATATGAAGAATTTACTGATTTACAATAG
- a CDS encoding histidine kinase, which yields MIFSTLLPLFLILTFSYEYQKQFTPAPLQDGVVHLPNEEDALVQLNHGWTYDVGTRIQLVEATPFTVHTNKVTTFSLKLQVPKAQQIYSVKLAGIHQPFELWVNGQLIKAGSRQAQEKLTHFYVDRSSVDLKLVITPINDRIAFLQTPIFGQTDTMQGFFIKNLIIMLLTLISLTILGVYSITLYFSKEHKILHLQIGIYFLLVSGSLLLSNEGIVAVFLNFSDSLVKLKTIAGILAAVPLYFIVAAINQVVLSKVKISRFLSIIVLVLFLILIAPLEIYRPLEIIIWGCLIGILFLHLLKLIIYFAKNKQFKLKNILLLNTLFYLLLYLILRIYYNVWGTDFQSNLLLIIFAISICLYLMLYQNQLVSELERSKKEAIQSKISFFNAQIKPHFIYNALSNIMALCYTDNLKAAHLLGKFSTYLRLIFENNTQNDWISLEKELTLIDAYVEIEKARFPDKIHYTLEVDPMSKSLTIPALSIQPFVENAIRHGLFNKEGTGIVSVKTKQQPHELIITIKDDGVGMTPETVATILEGTQEQQGIGVLNVIQRLQYIDNSQFDLHSALHEGTTIVLKIPIQS from the coding sequence ATGATTTTTAGTACGTTACTGCCGCTTTTTTTGATTTTGACCTTCTCTTATGAGTATCAAAAACAATTTACGCCTGCCCCACTACAAGATGGTGTCGTGCATTTACCGAACGAAGAAGATGCACTTGTTCAATTAAATCATGGCTGGACCTACGATGTGGGCACGCGCATTCAACTCGTTGAGGCTACGCCATTTACGGTACATACAAACAAAGTCACTACCTTTTCGCTCAAGCTACAGGTACCAAAAGCACAACAGATTTACAGTGTAAAGTTAGCTGGGATTCATCAGCCCTTTGAACTTTGGGTCAATGGACAGCTCATCAAAGCAGGCTCGAGGCAGGCTCAGGAAAAACTCACGCATTTTTATGTAGATCGATCATCTGTTGATTTGAAGCTGGTGATCACACCGATAAATGACCGGATCGCCTTTTTACAAACGCCCATTTTCGGACAGACAGATACGATGCAAGGGTTTTTCATAAAAAATCTCATCATCATGCTCCTGACGCTCATTAGCTTAACAATCTTAGGCGTCTACTCGATCACTTTATATTTCTCAAAGGAGCATAAAATCCTGCATCTTCAAATTGGCATCTACTTCCTATTAGTTAGTGGCTCGCTACTTCTCTCAAACGAAGGGATTGTCGCAGTGTTCTTAAACTTCTCGGATAGCTTAGTCAAATTGAAAACGATTGCTGGCATACTTGCTGCTGTCCCGTTATATTTTATTGTTGCAGCGATAAATCAGGTTGTTTTATCGAAAGTAAAAATCTCTCGCTTTTTAAGCATCATTGTACTCGTACTGTTCCTGATTTTGATCGCACCGCTCGAGATATACCGTCCTTTGGAAATTATTATTTGGGGTTGTTTGATCGGCATCCTCTTTTTACATTTGCTCAAGTTGATCATTTATTTCGCCAAGAACAAACAGTTTAAGTTGAAGAATATTTTATTATTGAACACGCTATTTTATCTATTGCTCTATTTAATTTTGCGGATTTACTATAATGTATGGGGAACGGATTTCCAATCGAACTTGCTGCTCATCATTTTTGCTATTTCGATTTGTCTGTACTTAATGCTCTATCAAAATCAATTAGTCTCAGAGCTCGAACGCTCGAAAAAAGAGGCCATTCAATCGAAAATTTCCTTTTTCAATGCCCAAATTAAACCGCATTTTATTTATAATGCACTCAGTAATATTATGGCGCTCTGCTATACCGATAATTTAAAAGCTGCGCATCTTTTAGGAAAATTCAGCACCTATTTACGCTTGATTTTTGAAAATAACACGCAAAATGATTGGATTTCGTTGGAAAAGGAATTAACATTGATAGATGCCTATGTCGAAATCGAAAAGGCTCGTTTCCCCGATAAAATTCACTACACACTCGAGGTTGATCCAATGAGCAAGTCGTTAACGATCCCTGCCCTTTCCATTCAACCTTTCGTTGAAAATGCGATTCGCCATGGACTCTTTAACAAGGAGGGCACGGGGATTGTCTCTGTAAAGACTAAACAGCAGCCCCATGAATTAATCATAACGATTAAAGATGACGGCGTTGGGATGACTCCCGAAACGGTCGCCACGATTTTAGAAGGCACGCAAGAACAGCAAGGGATTGGCGTATTAAACGTCATTCAACGCTTACAGTATATTGACAACAGCCAATTTGACTTGCACTCTGCGTTACATGAAGGAACAACAATTGTACTGAAAATACCAATTCAATCGTAA
- a CDS encoding VOC family protein, producing MKMTHHHISMITKDLKANFHFYHDILGLRLVNKTVNQDSTDMYHLFYGDYTGAPGTELTFFEIPLAGRTIRGTNAITRMGLLVPSYDSLVYWQQRLQELNVTHEPITKYAGYDVLAFEDSEGLRMLLINHNGQTVPEKWTYWPNSPVEEAHRILGLGPIELTVQFPQKTIQVLQDVFSYTVIAEAEGVYRLQSEQVAYSEFIVVTQDGPSEKPGRGSIHHIAVRAGTKENLVALNDQLKALGYMTTNVVDRHYFESVYFRDGNNLLFEIATDEPGFAHVAHVDELGATLHLPAALEHKRSEIESKLKPLQ from the coding sequence ATGAAAATGACACATCATCACATTTCAATGATTACAAAAGATTTAAAAGCAAATTTCCATTTTTATCATGATATTCTTGGATTACGATTGGTAAATAAAACCGTCAATCAGGATTCTACCGATATGTACCACTTGTTTTACGGAGATTATACGGGCGCTCCGGGGACAGAGTTGACATTCTTTGAAATTCCATTGGCAGGCAGAACAATTCGGGGTACAAATGCGATTACGCGAATGGGTTTACTCGTACCAAGCTATGACAGCTTAGTGTATTGGCAACAACGACTTCAGGAATTAAACGTGACGCATGAGCCGATTACGAAGTACGCTGGCTATGATGTACTGGCGTTTGAAGATTCGGAAGGGTTACGCATGCTGCTCATCAATCATAATGGGCAAACGGTACCGGAAAAATGGACGTATTGGCCAAACAGCCCGGTCGAAGAAGCTCACCGTATTTTAGGTTTAGGTCCGATTGAGCTAACGGTACAATTTCCACAAAAGACGATCCAAGTGTTACAGGATGTGTTTTCTTATACGGTGATCGCTGAGGCAGAGGGTGTCTACCGTTTACAAAGTGAGCAGGTGGCTTATAGTGAATTTATTGTCGTGACGCAGGATGGGCCAAGTGAAAAGCCTGGGCGCGGTAGTATTCATCATATTGCGGTGCGAGCTGGTACAAAAGAGAATTTAGTGGCACTCAATGATCAACTAAAGGCGTTAGGCTACATGACGACGAATGTTGTGGACAGGCACTATTTTGAGAGTGTATACTTCCGTGATGGGAATAATCTATTATTTGAAATTGCAACAGATGAACCAGGATTCGCGCATGTGGCTCACGTTGATGAACTTGGTGCAACATTACATTTACCGGCTGCACTTGAGCATAAGCGAAGTGAAATAGAAAGCAAATTAAAACCGTTACAATAG
- a CDS encoding (4Fe-4S)-binding protein, whose amino-acid sequence MMTDQQLKENGYRSYPGTAIDVYYNIELCAHAGKCVKGSLEVFNPKRKPWILPDAEAANRVAEIIDTCPAKALQYILKEQK is encoded by the coding sequence ATGATGACAGATCAACAATTAAAAGAAAACGGCTACCGAAGCTATCCAGGTACAGCGATTGACGTGTATTACAATATCGAGCTATGTGCACACGCAGGCAAGTGTGTGAAAGGGAGTTTAGAAGTATTTAATCCGAAGCGTAAGCCGTGGATTCTTCCAGATGCTGAAGCAGCAAATAGGGTTGCAGAAATTATCGATACTTGCCCAGCAAAAGCATTACAATACATTTTAAAGGAGCAAAAATAA
- the nrdF gene encoding class 1b ribonucleoside-diphosphate reductase subunit beta, with the protein MSNLIYTAVNWNKPTSDLARIFWDQQWKQIWFPEEIAVSKDVKQWKEFEHQDTYKKVFGGLTLLDTVQTNIGMNEIAKFTPDLQEKAVLTVFGAFEAIHAKSYSYIFTTLCTNTEIDEIFEWVQKNEFLQYKANRIGDVYKAIQEDDPESLWKAMYASVMLESFLFYSGFFYPLYLGGQGTLRNSAEVISLILRDESIHGVAVGFFAQNIFKSFSEDKKQELTLWGYEFLLDLYQNEMKYTEDLYAETGLSPEVKKYVRYNANKALMNLGFETMFPEEEVNPVVMNGITNTGSNYDFFSQKGATYAIAKVEPITDDTFKF; encoded by the coding sequence ATGTCAAATTTAATATATACGGCAGTCAACTGGAACAAGCCAACAAGTGATTTAGCCCGAATTTTCTGGGATCAACAGTGGAAACAAATTTGGTTTCCCGAGGAAATCGCGGTAAGTAAAGACGTCAAGCAATGGAAGGAATTCGAGCATCAGGATACATATAAAAAAGTATTTGGTGGCTTAACCCTGCTCGATACGGTGCAAACAAACATCGGCATGAACGAAATCGCGAAATTCACGCCCGACCTACAGGAAAAAGCGGTTTTAACGGTATTTGGTGCATTCGAAGCCATTCATGCCAAATCGTATTCGTACATTTTTACGACCCTTTGCACGAACACCGAAATTGATGAAATTTTTGAATGGGTGCAAAAAAACGAGTTCCTTCAATATAAAGCAAATCGGATTGGCGATGTATATAAAGCCATCCAAGAAGATGATCCAGAAAGCTTATGGAAAGCGATGTATGCGTCGGTTATGCTAGAAAGCTTCCTGTTCTATTCCGGCTTCTTTTATCCGCTCTATTTAGGCGGACAAGGAACTTTAAGGAATTCTGCGGAAGTGATTTCATTAATATTGCGTGACGAAAGTATTCACGGCGTAGCAGTCGGCTTTTTCGCGCAAAACATCTTCAAATCGTTTTCTGAAGACAAAAAGCAAGAGCTCACATTGTGGGGCTATGAATTTTTACTTGATCTTTATCAAAATGAAATGAAATACACAGAGGACCTGTATGCTGAAACCGGTCTATCCCCTGAAGTAAAAAAATACGTGCGCTATAATGCCAATAAAGCACTAATGAACCTAGGCTTCGAGACGATGTTCCCGGAAGAAGAAGTGAACCCGGTCGTAATGAACGGCATCACAAACACCGGCTCCAATTATGATTTCTTTAGCCAAAAAGGTGCGACTTATGCCATCGCAAAAGTAGAGCCAATTACAGACGATACGTTTAAATTTTAA